The following are encoded in a window of bacterium genomic DNA:
- a CDS encoding isoaspartyl peptidase/L-asparaginase translates to MTHYTRIETIVIHGGAWRLGDSIGSRASIQAALHLGFQALRKTGSALDGALAAVHAMEDDPDFNAGTGSSLALNGRCLMDASVMLSDGRFGAVGALEGVRHPIDVACKVMTDTDHLLICGNWATRLARFWGFPKYDPITPAERRKLKALRRAGSPYYARQRHYLSFGTVGAVALDRYRRIAVATSTGGVRGKLPGRIGDTALYGAGTFADRNGGASATGLGEEVIRLGLSRRVCDLLAAHRTQAAVDIALRGSRHVGVIALDRKGDIGLGHATPDMTWGWMRGDEEKTC, encoded by the coding sequence ACTCGATCGGCTCCCGCGCGAGCATCCAGGCCGCGCTGCACCTCGGATTCCAGGCGCTGCGCAAGACCGGCAGCGCCCTCGATGGCGCACTCGCCGCAGTGCACGCAATGGAGGACGACCCGGACTTCAACGCCGGCACAGGTTCTTCGCTCGCCCTGAACGGGCGGTGCCTGATGGATGCATCGGTGATGCTCTCGGACGGCCGGTTCGGCGCGGTGGGCGCGCTTGAAGGCGTCCGGCATCCGATAGATGTCGCTTGCAAAGTTATGACCGATACCGACCATCTCCTTATCTGCGGCAACTGGGCGACCCGGCTCGCCCGGTTCTGGGGTTTCCCGAAGTATGACCCCATCACCCCAGCCGAACGCCGGAAGCTGAAGGCGCTGCGCCGGGCCGGTTCGCCTTACTACGCGCGCCAGCGACATTACCTGTCATTTGGCACGGTCGGCGCGGTGGCGCTCGACCGGTATCGACGGATTGCGGTCGCCACATCGACGGGCGGAGTACGCGGCAAGCTACCCGGCCGCATCGGCGACACCGCGCTCTACGGTGCGGGCACGTTTGCCGACCGGAACGGTGGCGCCTCTGCAACCGGTCTGGGCGAGGAGGTCATTCGCCTCGGTCTGAGCCGGCGGGTCTGCGACCTGCTCGCCGCACACCGGACGCAGGCGGCAGTCGACATCGCCTTGCGCGGCTCCCGCCACGTCGGTGTCATCGCCCTCGACCGCAAAGGCGACATCGGCCTCGGCCACGCCACGCCGGACATGACCTGGGGATGGATGCGTGGCGACGAAGAGAAAACGTGCTGA
- a CDS encoding FlgD immunoglobulin-like domain containing protein: MSRSFAVLLCCWMLTGAASARAELHRLGFITRNLDKLAPGHKVTSVPVGLAARSFHDLTSADLTSEMPPVGNQGQQGSCASWAIAYYHRSQLEYHERHWDLTDPHHQFSAAFAYNQVNGGGDNGSSFDDNMPLICEQGCANLVDCPYNDGDCTSWPSESAYSHAIPFRARTWAWFGTADTTGIDMIKQLLANGSTACLGIAVYGNFDNIASYNYTYCASDRTGNNRGGHLVTFVGYNDTLTTHDGKGAFRMVNSWGTGWGQSGYFWMSYQAVMDGYLSSQTAGYMTDTAGYSPKLLARVQLSHPARERVGIEFSIGDRANPLWLYDFRTWCHPSTDQPFPANSMVFDLTYMVDDSGKVHDGASYIKNGQTDSIYFVTSAGDGKAGAVLSSSVQYLDWDTLFFSRSTPESIPANGDVVAVGHRIWEINKDKDVAANWIFTPNGVVKADSSYVPRAEVRNYGNSAASFPVRLTISTGYADTVQVTGLQPGHADTVQFKSWIAPQRCFATVRCSTALVGDQYEGDDVSTALVWAIFHDVGLTDIVSPSDTVDSGTVVRPQVRVWNYGSQTELVTATMRIPDEGYSRMTQVSVPSRQGMSVNFAAWAPKLVGSHVVRCSLSLAGDTIPSSDDTMSRQVVVTRAAGVAEAVTVPLEFRFDVPRPSIFSRSVAVAFALPHQADVSLSVYDATGAMVRKLRHGITAAGEYRLSWDGRNDEGRTVPAGTYFCRLDAGDHRATAVLLKL; encoded by the coding sequence ATGTCGCGAAGTTTCGCTGTATTGCTGTGCTGTTGGATGCTGACCGGAGCCGCGAGCGCTCGCGCCGAGTTGCACCGCCTCGGGTTCATAACGAGGAACCTGGATAAGCTCGCACCCGGACACAAGGTGACGAGCGTGCCGGTCGGGCTGGCTGCGAGGTCCTTCCACGACCTCACGTCTGCGGACCTCACGAGCGAAATGCCGCCGGTCGGTAACCAGGGGCAGCAGGGTTCGTGCGCCTCGTGGGCCATCGCCTACTATCACCGCTCGCAGCTTGAGTACCACGAGCGGCACTGGGACCTGACCGACCCGCATCACCAGTTCAGCGCGGCCTTTGCGTACAATCAGGTCAATGGCGGCGGCGACAACGGCTCGAGCTTCGACGATAACATGCCGCTCATCTGTGAGCAGGGCTGCGCAAACCTGGTCGACTGCCCGTACAACGACGGCGACTGCACCAGTTGGCCCTCAGAGTCGGCCTACTCCCACGCCATTCCTTTCCGCGCCAGGACCTGGGCGTGGTTCGGCACCGCCGATACGACCGGCATCGACATGATCAAGCAACTGCTGGCGAACGGCAGCACTGCGTGTCTGGGGATAGCGGTCTATGGTAACTTCGACAATATCGCCAGCTACAACTACACGTACTGCGCATCCGACCGGACTGGCAACAACCGGGGCGGGCACCTGGTGACTTTCGTCGGCTACAACGACACGCTGACTACGCACGACGGCAAGGGCGCCTTCAGAATGGTCAACTCCTGGGGCACGGGTTGGGGTCAATCGGGCTATTTCTGGATGTCCTACCAGGCGGTGATGGACGGCTACCTGAGCAGCCAGACAGCGGGGTACATGACTGACACGGCCGGGTACTCGCCGAAGCTTCTGGCCCGGGTGCAACTCAGCCACCCGGCCCGCGAACGGGTCGGAATCGAGTTCTCGATTGGTGATCGCGCGAATCCGCTTTGGCTGTACGACTTCCGCACGTGGTGCCACCCGTCAACCGACCAACCCTTCCCGGCCAACAGCATGGTGTTCGACCTGACGTACATGGTCGACGATTCCGGCAAGGTCCACGACGGCGCTTCATACATCAAGAACGGCCAGACCGACTCGATCTACTTCGTCACGTCCGCAGGGGACGGCAAGGCCGGCGCCGTCCTCAGCTCGTCGGTTCAGTATCTTGACTGGGATACGCTCTTCTTCTCGAGGTCAACCCCGGAGAGTATCCCGGCCAACGGAGATGTGGTCGCAGTCGGCCATCGCATCTGGGAGATTAACAAGGATAAAGACGTCGCGGCCAACTGGATATTCACGCCGAACGGAGTCGTCAAAGCGGACAGTTCGTATGTGCCCAGAGCCGAGGTCCGGAACTACGGCAACTCGGCAGCCAGCTTCCCGGTCCGGCTCACCATCAGCACCGGCTATGCCGATACCGTGCAGGTGACGGGGCTGCAGCCCGGGCACGCCGACACGGTCCAGTTCAAGTCATGGATAGCACCGCAGCGCTGCTTCGCCACGGTCCGGTGCTCGACCGCCCTCGTCGGGGACCAGTACGAGGGAGACGATGTGAGCACCGCATTGGTCTGGGCCATCTTCCACGATGTCGGCCTGACTGACATCGTCTCGCCCAGCGACACAGTCGACTCAGGAACCGTCGTCCGTCCTCAGGTCCGCGTCTGGAACTACGGCAGCCAGACCGAGCTCGTCACCGCCACGATGCGCATTCCCGACGAGGGGTATTCCCGAATGACACAGGTGTCGGTTCCATCCCGTCAGGGCATGTCGGTCAACTTCGCGGCCTGGGCTCCCAAGCTGGTGGGCAGCCACGTGGTCAGGTGTTCGCTGTCGCTGGCCGGTGACACAATACCATCGAGCGACGACACGATGAGCCGGCAAGTCGTAGTGACAAGGGCCGCGGGCGTGGCCGAGGCAGTAACAGTCCCGCTCGAATTCCGTTTCGACGTGCCGCGCCCGAGTATCTTCAGCCGGAGCGTGGCTGTGGCCTTTGCGCTGCCGCACCAGGCCGACGTGTCGCTTTCGGTCTATGACGCGACCGGAGCGATGGTCCGGAAGCTCCGGCACGGCATCACTGCAGCCGGAGAGTACCGGCTGAGCTGGGATGGCCGAAACGACGAGGGCCGCACGGTGCCGGCCGGCACGTATTTCTGTCGACTCGATGCCGGCGACCACCGCGCGACGGCGGTGCTTCTGAAGCTCTAG
- the tig gene encoding trigger factor, with amino-acid sequence MEKIVRSPKEWLREIEVTIEPEKLKAKIEESFVELQPKAVVPGFRVGHVPRALLERRVGSQVESTSAEDLVEDAIREVLADDAIKPITEPKFANLEIAPDKTIKFQLSFEVIPEFQLKEYTGLTLKKEEPTGFEAEFERRLQELREKCATFKPIGRAAQEHDFVVVDYKTSVGDTETGKPRTNVMMELGDEMNSAEVNAALVGARPGDERTATTTFPADHSDQKLAGKTLTYKFVVRDVKERILPEVNEEFATDLGFESMDKLRIEINESILLDRKRLVQNGLKNQAFDFLTAEHQFEPPESWVESSLDRLRTQYNLPEDDATREKLMPVAQKWAKFDCIVAKIAEKESLTVTDEELKQQAQEVAEESKRPVEEVESMLGSAVYKNQLLREKVLKLVVDKANVT; translated from the coding sequence TTGGAAAAGATAGTCCGGTCACCGAAAGAGTGGCTGCGCGAGATTGAGGTAACAATTGAGCCCGAGAAGCTGAAGGCGAAGATCGAGGAATCCTTCGTCGAACTACAGCCCAAGGCCGTGGTCCCCGGATTCCGGGTGGGCCACGTGCCGCGCGCATTGCTCGAACGCCGCGTCGGCAGCCAAGTGGAGAGCACATCAGCCGAGGACCTGGTCGAGGACGCAATCCGCGAGGTGCTGGCCGACGACGCAATCAAGCCCATCACCGAGCCCAAGTTCGCCAACCTCGAAATCGCACCCGACAAAACCATCAAGTTCCAGCTCTCATTTGAGGTAATTCCCGAGTTCCAGCTAAAGGAGTACACCGGTCTCACACTCAAGAAAGAGGAGCCGACCGGGTTCGAGGCCGAGTTCGAGCGCCGGCTGCAGGAGCTGCGCGAGAAGTGCGCGACCTTCAAGCCGATCGGCCGGGCCGCGCAGGAACATGATTTCGTCGTGGTAGACTACAAGACATCTGTCGGTGACACTGAGACCGGCAAGCCGCGCACGAATGTAATGATGGAACTCGGCGACGAGATGAACTCGGCCGAGGTCAATGCGGCGCTGGTCGGCGCCCGGCCCGGCGATGAGCGCACCGCGACGACAACGTTCCCGGCCGACCATTCGGACCAGAAGCTGGCGGGCAAGACCCTGACCTACAAGTTCGTGGTCCGCGACGTGAAGGAGCGGATTCTGCCCGAGGTGAACGAGGAGTTCGCCACCGACCTGGGATTCGAGAGCATGGACAAGCTCCGAATTGAGATCAATGAGTCGATCCTGCTTGACCGGAAGCGGCTTGTGCAGAACGGGCTGAAGAACCAGGCATTTGACTTCCTGACCGCCGAGCACCAGTTCGAGCCGCCCGAGTCATGGGTCGAGTCGTCGCTCGACCGCCTGCGTACGCAGTACAACCTGCCGGAGGACGACGCGACCCGGGAGAAACTGATGCCGGTGGCACAGAAGTGGGCGAAGTTCGACTGCATCGTCGCGAAGATTGCCGAGAAGGAAAGCCTCACCGTGACCGATGAAGAACTGAAGCAGCAGGCGCAGGAAGTGGCCGAGGAGTCGAAGCGGCCGGTCGAAGAGGTCGAGTCGATGCTCGGCAGCGCGGTCTATAAGAACCAGCTCCTGCGCGAGAAGGTGCTCAAGCTGGTCGTGGACAAGGCCAATGTGACGTGA
- the clpP gene encoding ATP-dependent Clp endopeptidase proteolytic subunit ClpP, translating into MLIPMVIEQTGRGERAYDIYSRLLKERIIFLGSPIDDNVANLIVAQLLFLEAEDSEKDINLYVNSPGGVVSSGLAIYDTMRYIKAKVSTTCIGEAASIAALLLAAGEKGKRFALPNARVMIHQPSASGISGQATDIEIHAREIHKLKEELSQIMAKHTGQPFEKIVEDSDRNFFMSAEEAKAYGLIDDVIEKRK; encoded by the coding sequence GTGTTGATACCGATGGTCATCGAACAGACCGGCCGCGGAGAACGCGCGTACGATATCTACTCCCGGCTGCTGAAGGAGCGCATCATCTTCCTTGGCTCGCCGATTGACGACAACGTCGCCAATCTCATCGTCGCCCAGTTGCTCTTCCTCGAGGCCGAAGACTCGGAGAAGGACATCAACCTCTATGTCAATTCACCCGGCGGCGTGGTCTCCTCGGGCCTCGCCATCTACGACACGATGCGCTACATCAAGGCCAAGGTCTCGACCACCTGCATCGGCGAGGCCGCCTCGATTGCCGCGCTCCTGCTCGCCGCGGGCGAGAAGGGCAAGCGATTCGCGCTGCCCAACGCCCGGGTCATGATTCACCAGCCCTCAGCCTCGGGCATCTCCGGCCAGGCAACCGACATCGAAATCCATGCCCGCGAGATACACAAGCTGAAGGAAGAGCTGTCGCAGATCATGGCCAAGCATACCGGCCAACCGTTCGAGAAGATTGTCGAGGACTCTGACCGCAACTTCTTCATGTCCGCGGAAGAAGCCAAAGCCTACGGGCTGATTGACGACGTAATCGAGAAGCGGAAATGA
- the clpX gene encoding ATP-dependent Clp protease ATP-binding subunit ClpX: MTTGPKRRTTRNRCSFCGVEAGPGVKLVQGRTGRICERCTATISGLFHEQAEATAPGAPASVPKPAEIKSFLDEYVIGQEHAKKVISVAVYNHYKRVFTPRTDIDVEKSNILLIGPTGVGKTLIAETLARFLHVPFSISDATPLTEAGYVGEDVENILLRLLQAAGGDVRRAETGIIYLDEIDKLGRKQDSPSITRDVSGEGVQQALLKILEGTVANVPPQGGRKHPEQQYIPIDTRHILFICGGMFNGLENVVERRIHSSTLGFGADISQRRQRTSDDLLPLVEPDDLIKYGLIPELVGRLPVIAGLHSLSKEALIDILTKPRNALTRQFAFYFEMEGVKLTFTPEALGAVAEIAAARKTGARALRAVLEETMLNIMFELPSQPDVEECVITEQTVRTKQPPEYILRRLQRKAQ, encoded by the coding sequence ATGACGACCGGCCCGAAGCGGCGGACGACCCGCAACCGCTGCTCGTTCTGCGGCGTCGAGGCCGGCCCCGGGGTGAAGCTTGTCCAGGGACGTACCGGCCGCATCTGTGAGCGTTGCACCGCGACCATTTCCGGCCTGTTCCACGAACAGGCCGAGGCCACGGCACCGGGCGCGCCCGCGTCCGTTCCCAAGCCGGCCGAAATCAAGTCCTTCCTCGACGAATACGTCATCGGACAGGAGCACGCCAAGAAGGTCATCTCGGTCGCGGTCTACAATCACTACAAGCGCGTCTTTACGCCCCGCACCGACATCGACGTCGAGAAATCGAACATCCTGCTCATCGGCCCGACCGGCGTGGGCAAGACGCTGATTGCCGAGACCCTTGCCCGGTTCCTGCACGTCCCATTCTCGATTTCCGATGCCACGCCGCTGACCGAGGCCGGCTACGTCGGTGAGGACGTGGAGAACATCCTCCTGCGCCTGCTTCAGGCCGCTGGCGGTGACGTCCGCAGGGCCGAGACCGGGATTATCTACCTCGATGAGATCGACAAGCTGGGCAGAAAGCAGGACTCGCCTTCCATCACCCGTGACGTGTCCGGCGAGGGCGTACAGCAGGCTCTGCTCAAGATTCTCGAAGGAACGGTCGCCAACGTTCCGCCGCAGGGCGGCAGGAAACACCCGGAACAGCAGTACATCCCCATCGACACGCGGCACATACTCTTCATCTGCGGCGGGATGTTCAACGGCCTGGAAAACGTCGTGGAACGTCGCATCCACTCCAGTACCCTCGGTTTTGGTGCGGACATCTCTCAGCGCAGGCAGCGAACTTCCGATGATCTGCTCCCGCTGGTCGAACCGGACGATCTCATCAAGTACGGGCTGATACCGGAACTGGTCGGCCGGCTGCCGGTCATCGCCGGACTCCACAGCCTTTCCAAGGAAGCGCTGATCGACATTCTCACCAAACCCCGCAACGCCCTCACCCGGCAGTTCGCCTTCTACTTTGAGATGGAGGGCGTCAAACTGACGTTCACTCCGGAGGCATTGGGCGCGGTGGCGGAAATCGCCGCCGCTCGCAAGACCGGCGCCCGTGCTCTGCGCGCAGTGCTTGAGGAGACGATGCTGAACATCATGTTCGAGCTGCCCTCTCAGCCCGACGTCGAAGAGTGCGTCATCACCGAGCAGACCGTGCGAACAAAGCAGCCGCCGGAGTACATCCTCAGACGGCTGCAGCGCAAAGCTCAGTAG
- a CDS encoding flavin reductase, translating into MIEQAGTGAHCEIDRSRINPAVFNTITYGLYVVTARDGEKRNGCVINTLVQVAIAPCQVTVSVNKANLTHEMIMKTGLFAVSVLEQETPLQFIGVFGFRSGREYDKFAHAGYRDGITGCPLLTEHALAVVEARVRTAVDCGSHTMFVADVVASELVRQGTPLTYAYYHEVKGGKTGKNAPTYAATMAAKNAEDSERTNKMKKYVCQVCGYVYDPAAGDPDNGVPAGTPFEKLPADWVCPVCGAGKDQFEPEA; encoded by the coding sequence ATGATCGAGCAGGCCGGAACCGGTGCTCACTGCGAGATCGACCGTTCCAGGATCAACCCCGCTGTCTTCAACACAATCACCTACGGTCTCTACGTCGTCACGGCTCGCGATGGAGAGAAGCGAAACGGCTGTGTCATCAACACCCTGGTCCAGGTTGCCATCGCTCCGTGCCAGGTTACCGTCAGCGTGAACAAGGCCAATCTTACTCATGAGATGATCATGAAGACCGGTCTCTTCGCCGTCTCGGTTCTCGAACAGGAGACACCGCTTCAGTTCATAGGCGTCTTCGGATTCCGCTCGGGCCGCGAGTACGACAAGTTCGCTCATGCCGGGTACCGCGACGGCATTACCGGCTGTCCTCTCCTGACCGAACACGCCCTGGCAGTGGTCGAGGCCAGGGTCAGGACCGCGGTCGACTGCGGTTCACACACCATGTTTGTCGCCGACGTGGTGGCCAGCGAGTTGGTGCGGCAGGGCACGCCTCTGACCTATGCCTACTACCACGAGGTAAAGGGCGGAAAGACGGGCAAGAACGCACCGACCTATGCGGCGACGATGGCCGCGAAGAACGCTGAGGACTCTGAAAGGACTAACAAGATGAAGAAGTACGTTTGCCAGGTATGCGGTTACGTGTATGACCCGGCGGCCGGCGATCCGGACAACGGAGTTCCGGCCGGAACGCCTTTTGAGAAGCTGCCGGCGGACTGGGTCTGCCCGGTTTGCGGGGCGGGCAAGGACCAGTTTGAGCCGGAAGCCTAG
- a CDS encoding FprA family A-type flavoprotein: MAGSGFSAIKVSEHVWWVGAVDWALRDFHGYSTQRGTTYNAYLVMGDYPVLIDTVKAPFRDEMLARVASVVNPSEVKVIVSHHAEMDHSGALPQVIDVIKPDKVYASQMGVKNLHDQQLDRQEITAVKDTELLRLGGLNFTFLETRMLHWPDSMISYLHEDELVFSQDGFGMHLATPRLFADENDLAVLLDEGKRYFANILLPYSPLILKLLDRIETLGISIKTIAPDHGPVWRRDFDTLLGWYAKWATQKPENRAVVAYDTMWQSTATMARSIADGLRDGGTDAVVMPMSCMTRADVITDLVCAGAFLVGSPTINNTVFPTLADVLAYVRGLKPKNLIGAAFGSYGWSGEACAQVEAALREMGVEIALPALRLKFVPDAAALIQCREFGKTVAGRLRERVGA, from the coding sequence ATGGCTGGTAGCGGGTTCTCGGCGATCAAAGTCAGTGAGCACGTCTGGTGGGTCGGTGCAGTCGACTGGGCGCTGCGAGATTTTCACGGCTATTCAACCCAGCGAGGCACGACCTACAACGCCTATCTGGTGATGGGCGACTACCCGGTGCTCATCGACACCGTGAAGGCACCTTTCCGGGACGAGATGCTCGCGCGCGTGGCCTCAGTCGTGAACCCGTCCGAGGTCAAGGTGATAGTCTCGCACCACGCCGAGATGGACCACTCCGGTGCCCTCCCACAGGTCATCGACGTTATCAAGCCCGACAAAGTCTACGCGTCGCAGATGGGCGTGAAGAACCTGCACGACCAGCAACTCGACCGGCAGGAGATCACCGCAGTCAAGGACACGGAACTGCTCAGGCTCGGCGGTCTGAACTTCACTTTCCTCGAAACAAGGATGCTTCACTGGCCGGACTCGATGATCTCATATCTTCACGAGGACGAATTGGTCTTCTCTCAGGATGGCTTCGGGATGCACCTCGCGACGCCGAGGCTCTTTGCGGACGAGAATGACCTGGCCGTGCTGCTGGATGAGGGAAAGAGGTACTTTGCCAACATCCTGCTGCCGTACTCGCCTTTGATCCTGAAGCTGCTGGACCGCATCGAGACGCTCGGCATCAGCATCAAGACGATCGCGCCGGACCATGGTCCGGTCTGGCGCAGGGACTTCGACACGTTGCTTGGCTGGTACGCGAAGTGGGCTACGCAGAAGCCGGAAAACCGGGCCGTGGTCGCTTATGACACCATGTGGCAGAGCACGGCAACCATGGCGCGTTCGATTGCTGACGGGCTGCGCGACGGCGGGACCGACGCGGTGGTCATGCCGATGAGCTGCATGACTCGCGCGGACGTGATAACCGATCTGGTCTGCGCGGGCGCATTTCTCGTGGGGTCTCCGACCATCAACAACACTGTCTTTCCGACTCTGGCTGATGTGCTCGCATACGTGCGCGGACTGAAGCCGAAGAACCTCATCGGCGCCGCGTTCGGTTCCTACGGTTGGAGCGGCGAGGCCTGCGCCCAGGTTGAAGCTGCGTTGCGCGAGATGGGAGTCGAGATTGCGCTGCCCGCCCTGAGGCTCAAGTTCGTCCCCGACGCGGCCGCGCTGATTCAGTGTCGCGAGTTCGGCAAGACGGTCGCCGGCAGATTGAGAGAGCGGGTCGGCGCATGA
- a CDS encoding ferritin, producing MVPKKIEEAFSEQIKYELESAYIYLSMAAYFDADGFPGMGQWMRAQVQEEVTHAMRFYKHIVERGGHVQFHPIAAPPQAWKSPLAAFEAAYEHEKFITAKIDGLVKLSLAENDHASRTLLQWFVDEQVEEEANTSKVAQDLKLVGNDGRGILMLDRELGTRTFVLAPELAALYAQPAAAGAGA from the coding sequence ATGGTCCCGAAGAAGATCGAAGAGGCCTTCAGCGAGCAGATCAAGTACGAGCTGGAGTCAGCCTACATCTACCTTTCGATGGCTGCGTACTTCGACGCGGATGGCTTTCCTGGTATGGGCCAGTGGATGCGTGCCCAGGTGCAGGAAGAGGTCACGCACGCGATGCGGTTCTACAAGCACATCGTTGAGCGGGGCGGGCACGTCCAGTTCCACCCGATTGCGGCGCCGCCGCAGGCCTGGAAGTCCCCGCTTGCCGCATTCGAGGCCGCCTACGAGCACGAGAAGTTCATTACCGCGAAGATCGACGGGCTGGTGAAGCTGTCCCTGGCTGAGAACGACCATGCTTCGCGAACCCTGCTACAGTGGTTTGTGGATGAGCAGGTCGAGGAGGAGGCGAACACCTCCAAGGTCGCGCAGGACCTCAAGCTGGTCGGGAACGACGGACGCGGAATCCTGATGCTCGACCGAGAACTCGGGACGCGGACCTTCGTGCTTGCACCGGAGCTGGCGGCACTGTACGCGCAGCCGGCCGCGGCCGGAGCTGGCGCTTAG
- a CDS encoding desulfoferrodoxin: MAKRLEVYRCEVCGNIVEVLDGGAGQLVCCGKPMKLLVENTTDASREKHVPVIEKVAGGYKVKVGSVPHPMEEKHFIEWIELVADDKAYRQFLSPGQAPEALFSVEAKTVFAREYCNLHGLWKGA; the protein is encoded by the coding sequence ATGGCAAAGCGTCTGGAAGTCTATAGATGTGAAGTCTGCGGGAATATCGTCGAAGTCCTGGATGGCGGGGCCGGGCAACTCGTTTGCTGCGGCAAGCCGATGAAGCTGCTGGTCGAGAACACGACCGACGCGTCAAGAGAGAAGCATGTGCCGGTGATCGAGAAGGTCGCGGGCGGGTACAAGGTGAAGGTCGGCAGCGTCCCGCACCCGATGGAAGAGAAGCACTTCATCGAGTGGATTGAACTCGTGGCCGATGATAAGGCATACCGGCAGTTCCTGTCACCGGGGCAGGCGCCCGAGGCCTTGTTCTCGGTCGAGGCGAAGACGGTCTTCGCGCGCGAGTACTGCAATCTCCACGGCCTGTGGAAGGGAGCGTGA